The proteins below are encoded in one region of Micromonospora pisi:
- a CDS encoding solute symporter family protein, translated as MDTVFAAAAAGDNTARTLTITLFLVFVAATLGITIWASRQTKTATDFYAGGRSFSGFQNGMAIGGDYMSAASFLGIAGIIALYGYDGFLYSIGFLVAWLVALLLVAELLRNSGRYTMADVLAFRMRQRPVRTAAAVSTITVSIFYLLAQMVGAGALVALLLGIRPGTTFLGMDADAAKIATIIMVGALMIIYVTVGGMKGTTYVQIVKAFLLMTGALVMTLLVLAHYKFNLSALLGDAAATSGKGDAFLEPGLRYGVEVAGNATQTFYNKVDLLSLGIALVLGTAGLPHILIRFYTVPTAKAARKSVLWAIGIIGTFYLFTLALGFGAAALVGGEAITAQDKAGNTAAPQLAQALGADFFGGDLGGATLLAIIAAVAFATILAVVAGLTLASSSSLAHDFYANVIKRGEASERQEVRVARISAFVIGAISIALSIFAQNLNVAFLVALAFAVAASGNLPAILYSLFWKRFNTSGAVWAIYGGLLSAVLLVFFSPVVSGAPTAMFPGQDWQWFPLSNPGIISIPLGFLAGWIGTIVSKENDEEKYAELEVRALTGHGAH; from the coding sequence GCGACCGACTTCTACGCCGGTGGCCGCTCGTTCTCCGGTTTCCAGAACGGCATGGCGATCGGTGGCGACTACATGTCGGCCGCCTCGTTCCTCGGCATCGCCGGCATCATCGCGCTCTACGGTTACGACGGCTTCCTCTACTCCATCGGCTTCCTGGTGGCCTGGCTGGTCGCGTTGCTGCTGGTGGCGGAGCTGCTGCGAAACTCCGGCCGGTACACGATGGCGGACGTGCTGGCGTTCCGGATGCGGCAGCGGCCGGTCCGGACCGCTGCGGCGGTCTCCACCATCACCGTGTCGATCTTCTATCTGCTGGCTCAGATGGTCGGCGCGGGCGCGTTGGTGGCGCTCCTGCTCGGGATCCGCCCGGGTACGACCTTCCTGGGCATGGACGCCGACGCAGCCAAGATCGCGACCATCATCATGGTCGGCGCCCTCATGATCATCTACGTGACCGTAGGTGGCATGAAGGGCACCACCTACGTGCAGATCGTCAAGGCGTTCCTCCTGATGACCGGCGCGCTGGTGATGACCCTCCTGGTGCTGGCGCACTACAAGTTCAACCTCTCCGCACTGCTCGGCGACGCGGCGGCGACCTCCGGCAAGGGCGACGCGTTCCTCGAACCCGGACTGCGGTACGGCGTCGAGGTGGCCGGCAACGCCACCCAGACCTTCTACAACAAGGTGGACCTGCTCTCGCTCGGCATCGCCCTGGTGCTCGGCACCGCCGGTCTGCCGCACATCCTGATCCGCTTCTACACCGTGCCGACGGCCAAGGCGGCCCGCAAGAGCGTGCTCTGGGCGATCGGCATCATCGGCACGTTCTACCTGTTCACCCTCGCCCTCGGCTTCGGCGCGGCGGCACTGGTGGGCGGGGAGGCGATCACCGCGCAGGACAAGGCCGGCAACACCGCCGCGCCGCAACTGGCCCAGGCGCTCGGTGCCGACTTCTTCGGCGGTGACCTCGGCGGGGCCACCCTGCTCGCGATCATCGCCGCGGTCGCCTTCGCCACCATCCTCGCGGTGGTCGCCGGCCTGACCCTGGCGTCGTCGTCGAGCCTGGCGCACGACTTCTACGCCAACGTGATCAAGCGTGGCGAGGCGTCGGAGCGGCAGGAGGTACGGGTCGCCCGGATCTCGGCCTTCGTGATCGGCGCCATCTCCATCGCCCTGTCGATCTTCGCGCAGAACCTCAACGTCGCCTTCCTGGTGGCGTTGGCGTTCGCGGTCGCCGCGTCCGGCAACCTCCCGGCGATCCTCTACAGCCTGTTCTGGAAGAGGTTCAACACCTCGGGCGCGGTCTGGGCGATCTACGGCGGTCTGCTCAGCGCCGTACTGCTGGTGTTCTTCTCGCCGGTGGTTTCCGGGGCGCCGACCGCGATGTTCCCGGGCCAGGACTGGCAGTGGTTCCCGCTCTCCAACCCGGGCATCATCTCGATCCCGCTCGGCTTCCTCGCCGGCTGGATCGGCACGATCGTCTCCAAGGAGAACGACGAGGAGAAGTACGCGGAGCTTGAGGTACGTGCCCTGACCGGACACGGCGCGCACTGA
- a CDS encoding UDP-glucuronic acid decarboxylase family protein, which translates to MVVAQRFGPGHRILVTGGAGFVPSHLVDALIARGCTVVVVDNFVTGSKENLAHLIDHPRFTLVEADVSEGLPEHQPAVAARFDAIMHLASPASPTDFATLPIEILRVGSIATLHLLDRAVADGARFLMASTSEAYGDPKEHPQTETYWGNVNPVGIRSVYDEAKRFAEAATMAYHRFHGLDTAIVRIFNTYGPRMRPDDGRAIPTFITQALRGEPITVHGTGSQTRSICYVDDLVRGILLLLDSTETGPINCGTEHEVSMRELAELIVALTGSRSSVTYVDRTADDPEMRRPDLTLARERLGYTPSVGPEEGLRRTIEHFSQRLG; encoded by the coding sequence ATGGTGGTAGCCCAGCGATTCGGACCAGGTCACCGCATCCTCGTCACCGGAGGCGCCGGCTTCGTTCCATCCCACCTGGTCGACGCCCTGATCGCGCGCGGCTGCACGGTGGTGGTGGTGGACAACTTCGTCACCGGGTCGAAGGAGAATCTCGCCCATCTGATCGACCACCCGCGCTTCACCCTCGTCGAGGCAGACGTCTCCGAGGGGCTGCCCGAGCACCAGCCGGCGGTCGCCGCCCGATTCGACGCGATCATGCACCTCGCCTCCCCGGCGAGCCCCACCGACTTCGCCACGCTGCCGATCGAGATCCTCCGGGTCGGTTCCATCGCGACCCTGCACCTGCTCGACCGGGCGGTGGCGGACGGGGCCCGGTTCCTCATGGCCTCCACCTCCGAGGCGTACGGCGACCCGAAGGAACACCCGCAGACGGAGACCTACTGGGGCAACGTGAACCCGGTCGGCATCCGCAGCGTCTACGACGAGGCCAAGCGCTTCGCCGAGGCCGCGACCATGGCGTACCACCGGTTCCACGGGCTCGACACGGCCATCGTCCGGATCTTCAACACGTACGGGCCACGGATGCGGCCGGACGACGGGCGGGCCATCCCCACCTTCATCACCCAGGCGCTGCGCGGAGAGCCGATCACCGTGCACGGCACGGGGTCGCAGACCCGCTCGATCTGCTACGTCGACGACCTGGTGCGCGGCATCCTGCTGCTGCTGGACTCGACCGAGACCGGGCCGATCAACTGCGGCACCGAGCACGAGGTCTCCATGCGCGAACTGGCCGAGTTGATCGTGGCCCTGACCGGCAGCCGCTCGTCGGTCACCTACGTCGACCGGACCGCCGACGACCCGGAGATGCGCCGGCCGGACCTCACCCTGGCCCGCGAGCGCCTGGGCTACACCCCGAGCGTGGGTCCGGAGGAAGGGCTCCGCCGGACGATCGAGCACTTCAGCCAGCGCCTGGGCTGA
- a CDS encoding LCP family protein encodes MSASASNGPSSANVYPRSSGGTSGRAVASGSDSTDSRSVRGTARPRPRGGEPSGRTYGRGPGGPGGPGGPVGPGGPLRRGPQPRWGRIALVACVGVLVLALLAAGGTWLYVRGLDNDLARTDPFSELAGDRPKSLNGALNILLVGSDSRDPDAPVDQSSQWRADTIIVMHIPANHQEAYLVSIPRDLYVPIPDGAGAECGSGGRGKINGAFAFGGLPLAVRTVECITDVRINHVMAIDFGGFKEVTDALDGVDLTVERSITSIHKPYRKFDKGVNHMNGAEALDWIRQRKQFPDGDFARMRHQQEFLRALLDKAVSSGTLSNPAKLNSFLKSVTAAVTVDQGFSLVDMAVEFRNLRGENLRFVTSPNLGSDMIDGESVVVSDREKALAMYQAMAADKMAEWAASASGKPASPAAN; translated from the coding sequence ATGTCAGCCAGCGCGTCGAACGGTCCCTCGTCCGCCAACGTCTACCCCAGATCGTCGGGCGGCACCTCCGGACGTGCCGTCGCCTCCGGCTCCGACTCCACCGACTCCCGGTCGGTACGCGGCACCGCGCGTCCCCGCCCACGCGGTGGCGAGCCGTCGGGGCGCACCTACGGCAGGGGCCCGGGTGGACCCGGCGGCCCCGGCGGACCGGTGGGTCCGGGCGGTCCGCTCCGTCGGGGTCCGCAACCCCGGTGGGGACGGATCGCACTGGTGGCCTGTGTCGGAGTGCTCGTCCTCGCCCTGCTCGCCGCTGGCGGGACCTGGCTGTACGTACGCGGACTGGACAACGATCTGGCGCGGACCGACCCGTTCTCGGAACTGGCCGGCGACCGACCGAAGTCGCTCAACGGAGCGCTCAACATCCTGCTGGTGGGGAGCGACTCACGCGATCCGGACGCGCCGGTCGACCAGTCGAGCCAGTGGCGGGCCGACACGATCATCGTGATGCACATCCCGGCGAACCACCAGGAGGCGTACCTGGTCTCGATTCCCCGTGACCTCTACGTGCCGATTCCGGACGGGGCCGGGGCGGAGTGCGGGAGCGGCGGACGCGGGAAGATCAACGGAGCGTTCGCGTTCGGCGGCCTGCCGCTGGCCGTACGGACCGTCGAGTGCATCACCGACGTACGCATCAATCACGTGATGGCAATCGACTTCGGTGGTTTCAAGGAGGTCACCGACGCGTTGGACGGGGTGGACCTGACCGTCGAACGCAGCATCACCTCCATCCACAAGCCTTACCGAAAGTTCGACAAGGGCGTCAACCACATGAACGGCGCGGAGGCGCTCGACTGGATCCGGCAGCGCAAGCAGTTCCCGGACGGGGACTTCGCGCGGATGCGTCACCAGCAGGAGTTCCTGCGGGCGTTGCTGGACAAGGCGGTCAGCTCCGGCACCTTGAGCAACCCGGCGAAACTGAACTCGTTCCTGAAGTCGGTCACCGCCGCCGTCACCGTTGACCAGGGTTTCTCCCTGGTGGACATGGCGGTGGAGTTCCGCAATCTGCGCGGCGAGAACCTGCGCTTCGTCACCAGTCCGAACCTGGGCAGTGACATGATCGACGGGGAGTCGGTGGTGGTCTCCGACCGGGAGAAGGCGCTGGCGATGTACCAGGCGATGGCGGCCGACAAGATGGCCGAGTGGGCGGCCTCCGCCTCCGGTAAGCCGGCCAGCCCGGCGGCAAACTGA